One window of the Runella slithyformis DSM 19594 genome contains the following:
- a CDS encoding AtpZ/AtpI family protein, which translates to MKKNSTPRSKRTVNYANYSGMGLQMLGTIGLGTYVGVKPDEWQGNKIPGWTLALSLLSIGAALYTFIKQVRG; encoded by the coding sequence ATGAAAAAAAACAGCACCCCAAGGTCGAAACGTACCGTCAATTACGCCAACTATTCGGGGATGGGCCTGCAAATGCTCGGAACCATCGGATTGGGTACCTACGTGGGTGTAAAACCGGATGAATGGCAGGGAAACAAAATTCCCGGCTGGACCTTGGCCCTGTCGCTGCTTTCCATCGGGGCGGCTTTGTATACTTTTATCAAACAGGTCAGGGGATAA
- the atpB gene encoding F0F1 ATP synthase subunit A — translation MFQSFRHTFFATFALLFVTFSVAFAEEPAHDHEHKESKFNIGEMIMHHIADAHEWEFAHGAAVPLPVIIYDNGLKVFSSSNFYHSPDATHEDHENHVYPNKALGYVLEHEHIYPIGADGKANKEAHVLDFSITKNVASLLLSAVILLLIFTSVAKGYSKNKGKAPSGIQSFLEPIILFIRDEVVKPAIGPKYEKYLPYLLTLFFFIWVNNLLGLVPGGANLTGNIAVTLILAVITFIIVHFSANKHYFAHLIKPTGVPVALLPIMIPVEIVGVFMKPFSLMVRLFANITAGHIIILSLLGLIFIANNLGGGGTGWAVSPLVLIFTLFMNVIELLVAFLQAFIFTLLTSMYIGSSIEESHEADHGH, via the coding sequence ATGTTTCAGAGCTTTCGCCATACATTTTTCGCGACATTCGCGCTGCTTTTTGTCACTTTTTCCGTTGCTTTCGCCGAAGAGCCTGCTCATGACCATGAGCACAAGGAAAGTAAATTCAACATTGGTGAGATGATCATGCACCACATCGCAGATGCCCACGAATGGGAATTTGCGCACGGTGCAGCGGTGCCTCTGCCGGTGATTATTTATGACAACGGATTAAAGGTATTTTCGTCGAGCAATTTCTATCATTCGCCCGATGCGACGCACGAAGACCACGAAAATCATGTGTATCCCAATAAAGCCTTAGGCTACGTATTGGAGCATGAGCACATCTATCCGATCGGTGCCGATGGCAAAGCCAACAAAGAGGCACACGTGTTGGATTTTTCCATTACCAAAAACGTCGCTTCGCTGTTGTTAAGTGCTGTTATTCTTCTGCTTATCTTTACTTCGGTGGCCAAAGGCTATTCCAAAAATAAAGGAAAAGCTCCCTCAGGCATTCAGTCGTTTCTGGAGCCTATCATCCTCTTTATTCGGGATGAGGTGGTGAAGCCGGCGATTGGCCCTAAATACGAAAAATACCTGCCGTATCTGTTGACGTTGTTTTTCTTTATTTGGGTAAACAACCTGCTCGGATTGGTACCGGGAGGTGCCAACCTAACGGGAAACATCGCCGTTACGCTGATTTTGGCTGTTATCACTTTCATCATTGTTCACTTCAGTGCCAATAAGCATTATTTCGCTCACTTGATCAAGCCCACGGGCGTACCGGTGGCGTTGTTACCGATTATGATTCCGGTGGAGATCGTGGGGGTATTTATGAAGCCTTTCTCATTGATGGTTCGACTTTTTGCCAACATCACGGCAGGTCACATCATCATCCTGAGCCTTTTGGGACTGATCTTCATTGCCAACAATTTAGGCGGTGGCGGTACCGGTTGGGCCGTCAGTCCATTGGTGCTCATCTTTACGTTGTTCATGAACGTCATTGAGTTATTGGTGGCCTTCCTGCAAGCCTTTATTTTTACGCTGTTGACGTCGATGTATATCGGTAGCTCCATTGAAGAGAGCCACGAAGCCGATCACGGACACTAG
- a CDS encoding DUF2147 domain-containing protein: MKTLLISASLLLVAGKSAFSQKADDIVGEWLNAEKDGRIQIYKSGNRYFGKLIWGQNIYESDGKTLRKDIHNSDATLKGRTLLNIPILESYEFQKGEWRNGKVYDPRSGKTYDGILKLNGDKLAIRGFVKVEAFGKTTVWTRAQ, encoded by the coding sequence ATGAAAACACTCCTTATTTCGGCTTCTTTACTGCTTGTGGCCGGCAAATCGGCCTTTTCTCAAAAAGCCGACGACATTGTAGGTGAATGGCTCAACGCTGAAAAAGACGGCAGGATTCAAATTTACAAATCGGGAAACCGTTATTTCGGAAAACTGATCTGGGGGCAGAATATCTACGAATCTGACGGAAAAACGCTTAGAAAAGACATCCACAACAGCGACGCGACCTTAAAAGGGCGAACGCTTTTGAACATACCTATTTTGGAATCGTATGAATTTCAAAAAGGCGAATGGCGCAACGGAAAGGTCTATGACCCGCGCAGCGGAAAAACATACGACGGTATCCTGAAATTAAACGGCGACAAACTCGCAATAAGAGGTTTTGTAAAAGTAGAAGCTTTTGGCAAAACAACCGTGTGGACCAGAGCGCAGTAA
- a CDS encoding ion channel: protein MATHRLIAKVKNSKLLEKEEERRDLGFGTRITNDRGRLINSDGSFNARRVNVSFWAWLDIFHRLTVLSWPRFFGVVFLIYFVVNCFFSLLYMLLGVENLQGIQATDMVGQFWGAFFFSAQTLTTVGYGHVSPAGLTVSALSSFESLVGVLGFAIASGLVYGRFSRPIPKILFSRNAIFAPYLDINGWMFRMINESPTELVDIRVDVSMSRLETLPGGQRSRRYYPLKLERSQVNFFPLSWTIVHPIVEESPLYGATEESLAESDTEFLVYVRATEETFLQPVHARYSFRFEEIVWGAKFIPMFDSSTTEEIVSVDVQKVHDFEPRPLN, encoded by the coding sequence ATGGCTACACATCGACTTATTGCGAAAGTTAAAAACAGTAAACTCCTTGAAAAAGAGGAAGAAAGACGCGATCTGGGGTTTGGGACGCGCATTACCAACGACAGAGGCAGGCTCATAAACTCCGACGGCAGCTTCAATGCGCGTCGGGTAAACGTTTCATTTTGGGCGTGGTTAGACATTTTTCACCGTCTGACGGTGCTTTCCTGGCCGCGTTTTTTTGGAGTGGTATTCCTGATTTACTTTGTGGTCAACTGCTTTTTCTCCCTGCTTTATATGCTGTTGGGGGTGGAAAACCTTCAGGGTATACAGGCGACAGACATGGTAGGGCAGTTTTGGGGCGCGTTCTTTTTCAGTGCGCAAACCCTGACGACGGTCGGCTACGGACACGTCTCTCCCGCGGGTCTGACGGTCAGCGCGTTGTCATCGTTTGAATCGCTGGTCGGTGTGTTGGGGTTTGCGATTGCCTCGGGTTTGGTGTACGGACGTTTTTCCCGCCCGATTCCCAAAATTCTGTTCAGTCGAAATGCTATCTTTGCGCCCTATTTGGATATCAACGGCTGGATGTTTCGGATGATCAACGAAAGTCCGACGGAATTGGTCGATATTCGGGTCGATGTATCCATGTCGCGTCTCGAAACCCTGCCCGGCGGACAGCGTTCGCGGCGTTATTACCCGTTAAAACTGGAACGCAGTCAGGTAAATTTCTTTCCGTTGAGCTGGACCATCGTGCACCCCATTGTGGAAGAAAGCCCTTTGTATGGAGCTACCGAAGAAAGCCTCGCTGAGTCGGACACCGAGTTTTTGGTGTATGTAAGGGCTACGGAAGAGACGTTTTTGCAGCCCGTTCACGCACGGTATTCGTTTCGCTTCGAAGAAATCGTATGGGGGGCAAAGTTTATTCCCATGTTCGACAGCAGCACGACGGAAGAGATCGTCAGCGTGGATGTACAGAAAGTACACGATTTTGAACCGAGGCCGCTGAATTAG
- a CDS encoding asparaginase: MPAYKSVTINPVLPNRPRASVLVIYTGGTLGMVFEKGQLVPFDFEQILDRLPEIKRLDFEITFTSLEEIMDSSNMRPDVWVELAQLIRRNYELYDSFVILHGTDTMAYTASALSFMLQHLSKPVILTGAQLPIGIARTDARENIITALEIAAAQWEGRPLVPEVCIYFQNYLLRGNRAKKKESSQFNAFRSENYPALAEVGVTIEYNYPYIAPYRPDQPFQTQLALDENVTILKLFPGITQNVLRSILEINGLRGAVLETFGAGNAPTFPWFLHELKEATERGVVIMNVSQCDGGRVTQGRYQTSTWLEKIGVVSGGDITTEAAITKMMGVLGRETDIERIRECLLTPLAGEMSLF; this comes from the coding sequence ATGCCGGCGTACAAATCAGTCACCATCAACCCCGTGTTACCCAATCGTCCGAGGGCTTCCGTGTTAGTCATTTATACCGGAGGAACGCTGGGAATGGTCTTCGAAAAAGGACAATTAGTTCCGTTTGATTTCGAACAAATTCTCGACCGACTCCCGGAGATCAAGCGGCTGGACTTTGAGATCACGTTTACCAGTTTGGAAGAAATCATGGATTCGTCCAACATGCGGCCCGACGTATGGGTGGAACTGGCCCAACTGATCCGACGAAACTATGAGTTGTATGACAGCTTTGTGATTCTGCACGGCACCGATACGATGGCTTATACTGCCTCGGCGCTGAGCTTTATGCTCCAACATCTCAGTAAGCCTGTCATTCTGACGGGGGCGCAATTGCCCATCGGAATCGCTCGAACCGACGCCCGCGAAAACATCATCACAGCCCTGGAAATCGCGGCGGCGCAGTGGGAAGGCCGCCCGCTGGTGCCCGAAGTCTGCATTTATTTTCAAAATTATCTGTTGCGCGGCAACCGCGCCAAAAAAAAAGAAAGTTCGCAGTTCAACGCTTTCCGCTCAGAGAATTACCCCGCGTTGGCCGAAGTCGGCGTCACGATCGAGTACAACTATCCTTACATAGCTCCGTATCGTCCCGACCAGCCTTTTCAAACACAGCTTGCATTGGATGAAAATGTCACCATTCTGAAACTGTTTCCGGGAATTACCCAAAACGTTTTGCGTTCCATTCTGGAAATCAACGGATTACGGGGCGCGGTATTGGAAACATTTGGGGCGGGTAATGCCCCTACGTTCCCTTGGTTTCTGCACGAACTGAAAGAAGCGACGGAGCGCGGTGTGGTCATCATGAACGTATCGCAGTGCGACGGCGGACGCGTGACGCAGGGCCGGTATCAAACCAGCACATGGCTTGAAAAAATAGGCGTGGTAAGCGGCGGCGACATCACCACCGAAGCCGCCATCACTAAGATGATGGGCGTCTTGGGACGGGAAACGGATATAGAACGCATCCGCGAATGCCTGTTAACGCCTCTCGCCGGTGAAATGAGTTTGTTTTAA
- the atpE gene encoding ATP synthase F0 subunit C, whose protein sequence is MLLQILLQAAADSGAGLAVLGAGIGAGLAAIGAGMGIGRIGGSAMEGIARQPEAAGRIQTAMLIIAALIEAVALFAAVICLLISFKL, encoded by the coding sequence ATGTTGCTTCAAATCTTACTCCAGGCAGCTGCTGATAGCGGCGCAGGTTTAGCGGTATTAGGTGCCGGTATCGGTGCAGGTTTAGCTGCAATCGGTGCAGGTATGGGTATCGGCCGTATCGGTGGCAGTGCCATGGAAGGTATTGCTCGTCAGCCGGAAGCTGCCGGTCGTATCCAAACTGCGATGTTGATCATCGCGGCTTTGATCGAGGCCGTTGCTCTTTTCGCTGCCGTTATTTGCTTGTTGATCTCTTTCAAGCTCTAA
- a CDS encoding TatD family hydrolase: MIETHAHIYDEVFNEDRTEMLDRAFAAGITQIWMPNCDHTTIDGMMALAEQYPNVCRPMMGLHPTYVKEDFEKELYIVEDWLNKARPQFVAIGEIGMDLYWDKTFVAQQKEAFLTQCHLALKHNLWIDIHSRSAFWEVVELIEQIADPRLKGIFHCFTGTLEEAQKAIELGFKLGIGGVATFKNGGLDKVLPYIDLEHIVLETDCPYLAPVPYRGKRNEVAYIPLIAQKTADLMQVSIEEIAEKTNQNAFRLTY, from the coding sequence ATGATAGAAACCCACGCTCATATTTATGATGAGGTCTTTAACGAAGACCGTACCGAAATGCTTGACCGCGCCTTTGCGGCGGGAATTACCCAGATCTGGATGCCCAACTGCGACCATACGACCATCGACGGTATGATGGCGCTGGCCGAGCAGTATCCGAATGTCTGTAGGCCGATGATGGGTTTGCATCCTACGTATGTCAAGGAGGATTTTGAAAAAGAACTGTATATTGTAGAAGATTGGCTGAATAAAGCCCGCCCTCAATTCGTAGCCATCGGCGAAATCGGCATGGACCTCTATTGGGATAAAACCTTCGTGGCGCAACAAAAAGAGGCTTTTTTGACCCAATGCCACTTAGCCCTGAAGCACAATCTTTGGATCGATATTCACAGTCGCAGTGCTTTTTGGGAAGTGGTCGAGCTCATTGAGCAAATCGCCGACCCGCGCCTGAAGGGCATTTTTCACTGTTTTACCGGCACGCTCGAAGAAGCGCAAAAAGCCATTGAATTAGGGTTTAAGCTCGGAATCGGCGGCGTAGCTACCTTTAAAAACGGGGGTTTAGACAAGGTGTTACCGTATATTGATTTAGAGCATATTGTGTTGGAAACGGATTGCCCGTATCTGGCACCGGTCCCGTACCGCGGCAAGCGCAATGAAGTGGCGTACATTCCGCTCATTGCGCAGAAAACAGCTGATCTCATGCAGGTTTCCATCGAAGAGATTGCCGAAAAAACCAATCAAAATGCATTTCGATTAACGTATTAA
- the surE gene encoding 5'/3'-nucleotidase SurE, with translation MHSPKPLILVSNDDGITSLGIRTLVALMQELGEVVVVAPDSPQSGMGHAITIGEPLRLHATEIFKDVRAYECSGTPADCVKLGKHYVLKDRTPDLVVSGINHGSNSSISILYSGTMSAAIEAAIEGIPAIGFSLCDFTPNADFSHVKSYILQIARAVLENGLPKGVALNVNFPKKSGKPLKGTRICRQTNGKWQEEFEKRKDPHGRSYFWMAGQFVNYDEGMEDTDEWALANNYAAVVPCQYDMTSYSTVELMKKWSLEEKEAES, from the coding sequence ATGCATTCACCCAAACCGCTCATACTAGTTAGCAACGATGATGGAATTACATCATTAGGAATCAGGACGTTAGTAGCACTGATGCAGGAGTTGGGGGAGGTAGTGGTGGTGGCCCCCGACAGCCCGCAGTCGGGCATGGGCCATGCGATCACGATTGGTGAGCCGTTGCGTTTACATGCTACCGAAATTTTTAAAGATGTAAGGGCCTATGAGTGCAGCGGTACCCCCGCCGATTGTGTGAAGCTAGGGAAGCATTATGTACTAAAAGACCGTACTCCCGACCTGGTAGTGAGTGGAATCAATCACGGCTCCAACAGTTCGATCAGCATTTTGTATTCGGGAACCATGTCGGCGGCGATTGAAGCGGCCATCGAAGGCATTCCGGCCATTGGGTTTTCGCTGTGTGATTTTACCCCCAACGCCGATTTCTCACACGTAAAATCCTACATTTTACAGATCGCCCGGGCAGTATTGGAAAATGGATTGCCCAAGGGAGTGGCGCTCAATGTGAATTTTCCCAAAAAATCAGGAAAGCCGCTGAAAGGCACGCGAATTTGCCGACAGACTAACGGTAAATGGCAGGAGGAGTTTGAAAAAAGAAAAGACCCGCACGGGCGCAGTTACTTTTGGATGGCAGGCCAATTTGTCAACTACGACGAGGGAATGGAGGATACGGATGAGTGGGCATTAGCTAATAATTATGCAGCGGTGGTCCCCTGTCAATACGATATGACGTCCTATTCAACCGTAGAATTGATGAAAAAGTGGTCCTTAGAAGAGAAAGAAGCAGAAAGTTAA
- a CDS encoding glycosyltransferase, producing MKKVSILIAARNEADNILSCLQSVAALEYPSESLQVLIGDDASEDTTAALIDEFIRDKPHFERIEIRPADSFSSLKGKTNVLAQLARRAKGEFLFFTDADIEVPRGWIENMLPHFKSNVGIVTGITAIKGGGFLGLMQSLEWLFYLSFMRLLSLFGVPVTAMGNNMVVTRHAYEAVGGYETLGFSVTEDYALFRAILAKGFRFVQLFDRRVLTFSKPIPTYAQLLIQRKRWMYGAISLPWGQRIGVYVNALFLPFMIILGVLLPKFALWVLFFYVLCVGAWLVSLLNWLQQPQLFIGVPFFWLYHIFTNFAMLINFYVRKNTVWKGRLY from the coding sequence GTGAAAAAAGTATCCATTCTCATCGCCGCCCGCAACGAAGCGGACAATATCCTTTCCTGTTTACAGTCCGTAGCCGCTCTGGAGTACCCGTCCGAATCTCTTCAGGTACTCATCGGCGACGATGCTTCAGAAGATACAACTGCGGCGTTGATCGACGAATTTATTCGGGACAAACCGCACTTTGAACGTATTGAGATCCGCCCGGCTGATTCCTTCTCTTCGTTGAAAGGAAAAACCAATGTATTGGCCCAGTTGGCCCGACGCGCCAAGGGGGAGTTTCTTTTTTTTACGGATGCCGATATTGAAGTTCCAAGGGGCTGGATCGAAAATATGCTGCCGCATTTTAAGTCAAACGTCGGCATCGTCACGGGCATCACGGCCATCAAAGGCGGCGGTTTTTTAGGACTTATGCAATCCCTCGAGTGGCTGTTTTATCTGTCATTCATGCGCCTTTTGTCGCTTTTCGGCGTGCCCGTCACCGCCATGGGCAACAACATGGTCGTCACACGCCACGCCTATGAGGCCGTGGGGGGCTATGAAACGCTGGGTTTTTCGGTGACGGAAGACTATGCCCTGTTCAGAGCGATTTTGGCAAAAGGGTTCCGGTTTGTGCAGCTGTTTGACCGCCGCGTGTTGACCTTTTCCAAGCCGATTCCCACCTACGCACAGTTATTGATCCAACGCAAACGCTGGATGTACGGAGCCATTTCGCTGCCTTGGGGTCAGCGCATCGGTGTGTATGTCAATGCCTTATTTCTGCCGTTTATGATCATTTTGGGTGTTTTACTGCCCAAGTTCGCCCTTTGGGTGTTGTTCTTTTACGTCCTTTGCGTAGGTGCGTGGCTCGTAAGCCTATTGAATTGGCTACAGCAACCTCAACTTTTTATCGGTGTGCCTTTTTTCTGGCTTTATCACATTTTTACGAATTTTGCCATGCTGATCAATTTTTACGTACGAAAAAACACCGTCTGGAAAGGGCGGTTGTATTGA
- a CDS encoding GH3 family domain-containing protein, whose amino-acid sequence MALLGNLLKGGLKLTVSIQREKNNHAKVQRKTLSKLLAKARYTQFGEKYNFEEILNTAVFDEDNTFYEKYKQFVPIHNYEKIYRDWWHKAHEGEKNICWPGRVKYFALSSGTSEAASKFIPVTKAMTKSFQRTSIRQILSLGRYEELPSDLYEKGFLMIGGSTDLSSIDEGRFQGDVSGINAANIPFWFERYYKPGREIARERDWSRKLEKIVEEAPHWDIGFMAGVPAWLQIIMEKIIERYKLKNIHEIWPNLSVFGHGGVSFEPYRAGFEKLLGRPLIYIDTYLASEGFIAFQNRPHADGMRLVLDNGIFYEFVPFNDKNFTEDGELVSNPQTLMIDQVEEGVDYALLISTCSGAWRYLIGDTIKFANKYRAEITITGRTKHYLSLCGEHLSVENMNKAVELSAEDLGITVKEFTVAGISHDSLFAHQWYIGTDDPVDADMLRDKIDAHLKILNDDYIVERRHALKDVFVTVLPSAAFLGWMAKRGKMGGQNKFPRVLKKNLIDEWEAYLQEQGLQVETVHLK is encoded by the coding sequence ATGGCACTTTTAGGAAACTTGTTAAAAGGAGGACTAAAGCTGACCGTAAGCATTCAACGTGAAAAAAACAATCACGCAAAAGTGCAGCGAAAAACGTTGAGCAAGCTTCTTGCAAAGGCGCGTTATACGCAGTTTGGCGAAAAGTATAATTTTGAAGAAATACTGAATACAGCCGTTTTTGACGAAGACAACACGTTTTACGAGAAATACAAACAGTTTGTTCCTATTCATAATTACGAAAAAATTTACCGTGATTGGTGGCATAAGGCACACGAAGGAGAGAAAAATATATGCTGGCCGGGGCGTGTTAAATACTTTGCACTGAGCTCGGGCACGTCAGAGGCCGCTTCAAAGTTCATCCCCGTCACCAAGGCGATGACAAAATCTTTTCAGCGCACGAGCATTCGACAGATACTGTCACTGGGACGGTACGAAGAATTACCCAGCGATCTTTACGAAAAAGGCTTTCTGATGATTGGTGGCAGTACTGACCTGAGCTCCATCGACGAAGGACGTTTTCAGGGCGATGTAAGCGGGATCAATGCGGCCAACATTCCCTTCTGGTTTGAGCGCTATTACAAGCCCGGACGGGAGATTGCCCGTGAGCGGGATTGGAGCCGAAAGCTGGAAAAGATCGTAGAAGAGGCACCGCATTGGGATATCGGTTTTATGGCAGGCGTACCCGCGTGGCTACAGATCATTATGGAGAAGATCATCGAGCGCTATAAGCTCAAAAATATCCACGAAATTTGGCCTAACCTCAGCGTTTTTGGTCACGGCGGCGTCTCTTTTGAGCCCTATCGTGCGGGTTTTGAAAAGCTCCTCGGCAGGCCGCTGATCTATATTGATACGTATTTGGCCTCCGAAGGATTCATAGCCTTCCAAAATCGCCCCCACGCTGACGGGATGCGTTTGGTGCTCGACAACGGCATTTTCTACGAATTTGTACCGTTCAACGATAAAAACTTTACCGAAGACGGTGAGTTGGTGTCTAATCCTCAAACCCTGATGATTGATCAGGTCGAAGAAGGCGTGGATTACGCGTTGCTGATCTCGACCTGCTCCGGGGCATGGCGTTACCTGATCGGCGATACTATCAAATTTGCCAATAAATACCGCGCCGAAATAACCATTACGGGGCGCACAAAGCATTATTTGAGCCTGTGCGGCGAGCACCTTTCGGTCGAAAACATGAACAAGGCGGTAGAACTGAGCGCCGAAGACCTGGGAATTACCGTCAAGGAGTTTACCGTGGCGGGCATAAGTCATGATTCTCTTTTTGCGCATCAGTGGTACATCGGGACCGATGACCCCGTAGATGCCGATATGCTGCGGGATAAGATTGATGCCCACCTCAAAATTCTCAATGACGACTACATCGTGGAGCGTAGGCATGCGTTGAAGGATGTATTTGTGACCGTTTTGCCATCTGCTGCTTTTCTGGGATGGATGGCGAAAAGAGGAAAAATGGGCGGACAAAATAAATTTCCGCGCGTATTGAAAAAGAATCTCATCGATGAATGGGAAGCCTATCTTCAGGAACAGGGATTGCAGGTCGAAACGGTCCATTTGAAGTAA
- the atpF gene encoding F0F1 ATP synthase subunit B, whose product MELLTPAIGLLFWMLVVFVILVVILRVAAWKPIMNGLKEREHQIQSALDLAEKTRADMAKLQSDNEKLLAQARAERDSILKSAKESADRLIAEAKDRASVEGKRIIEDAREAINNERVAIVAQMKKEIVTISLDIAEKVLRNELGDKSAQEKLVADLAKEARLN is encoded by the coding sequence ATGGAATTGTTAACCCCCGCAATCGGCTTACTTTTCTGGATGTTGGTGGTATTTGTTATCCTGGTGGTCATCCTCCGCGTAGCGGCCTGGAAACCCATCATGAATGGCTTGAAAGAACGCGAACATCAGATTCAAAGCGCGCTTGACCTGGCCGAAAAAACCCGTGCCGACATGGCGAAGCTACAGTCTGACAACGAGAAATTGTTGGCCCAGGCCCGTGCCGAGCGCGACAGCATTTTGAAATCTGCCAAAGAATCTGCCGACCGCCTGATCGCCGAAGCAAAAGACCGGGCAAGCGTTGAAGGAAAACGCATCATTGAAGATGCGCGCGAAGCCATCAACAACGAGCGCGTTGCCATTGTTGCCCAAATGAAGAAGGAGATCGTGACGATCTCGCTTGATATCGCCGAAAAAGTATTGCGTAACGAATTGGGCGACAAGTCCGCTCAGGAGAAATTAGTAGCTGATCTGGCCAAAGAAGCAAGACTGAACTAG